Proteins co-encoded in one Nitrospinota bacterium genomic window:
- a CDS encoding EAL domain-containing protein, with the protein MNSGKLSADELNLLARFPYENPNPVFRVNSGGVIDFANKSAKPFLDSVGIGIGGRIPDRWDESVLDAKRTGEARELEISAKDKYFSLTFTPVENKDFTYVYCLDITSRKKAEEALKKSEEILVKAQSIAHVGSWELEISSGDVAWSDEAYVIFGYTAKEVKATYRLFMESIYPDDRQKVQDAIDNAIKGGGQYKLVHRLARLDGNVATVFAQGQIYCDDGGKPERLIGIVHDITSQKASEDQFKLADKVFEKALEGVMITDANASILTVNPSFTRITGFPKEEVIGKKPNILRSDRHPRKFYEIMWKDLITTGSWSGEIWNRRKNGEAYPELLSITAVNDDFGNVEKYIAVFHDMSEVKKSQQELKYRTNYDALTGLPNRTLLMDRLAQSIAFGKENDASFALVIVGIDNFRKINESMGHAAGDILLQEAGKRISERLRGVDTVSRFGGDEFALILEDVHNLGHAANVARKLIEVFEKPFSIGADKVHMTASLGITLFPADGERAEDLLQNSDIAMARAKSEGKNRYQFFASEMNELAIHKMNIEKDLRIALDENQLMVHYQPKLDIKSGKISGVESLVRWNHPTVGVMYPVSFMQVAEDTGLIVRIGDDVLRSSCVTGKSWIDSGLGPIMMASNLSARQFRGPNIAQKIKEILNETEFPPERLELEITESMVMHDVDSAISILAKLKDMGISISIDDFGTGYSSFAYLKKFPVDTLKIDKVFVDDIARSKDEAKIIMAIISMGHSLNLKVVAEGVETKEQYELLREAGCDMIQGYYLSKPIPAADMKALLSGRKKVHVD; encoded by the coding sequence ATGAACAGCGGTAAATTGAGCGCGGATGAGCTGAACCTTCTAGCCAGGTTTCCATACGAGAATCCAAATCCAGTCTTCCGCGTGAATTCCGGGGGTGTGATAGATTTTGCCAATAAGTCGGCAAAACCTTTTCTAGATTCGGTTGGTATCGGCATTGGCGGCAGGATCCCCGACAGGTGGGATGAATCGGTTCTGGACGCAAAGCGAACAGGAGAGGCGCGCGAATTGGAGATATCTGCAAAAGACAAGTATTTTTCGCTTACGTTTACTCCGGTTGAGAATAAGGATTTCACATACGTTTACTGCTTAGACATCACATCAAGGAAAAAAGCCGAGGAGGCGCTTAAAAAGAGCGAAGAGATACTTGTAAAGGCGCAGTCAATCGCCCATGTGGGGAGCTGGGAGTTGGAGATATCATCGGGGGATGTTGCATGGTCGGATGAAGCGTATGTAATTTTCGGATATACCGCAAAAGAGGTTAAGGCCACCTACAGGCTTTTTATGGAATCCATCTATCCAGACGACAGGCAAAAGGTGCAGGATGCCATCGACAACGCGATCAAGGGGGGTGGGCAATACAAGCTCGTGCATCGCCTCGCGCGTCTCGATGGAAATGTGGCGACGGTTTTCGCACAGGGGCAGATATATTGCGATGATGGCGGAAAGCCTGAAAGGTTGATAGGCATTGTTCATGACATTACATCGCAGAAGGCGTCGGAGGATCAGTTCAAACTCGCGGACAAGGTTTTCGAAAAAGCGCTGGAGGGGGTGATGATCACCGATGCGAACGCGAGCATCCTTACGGTGAACCCCTCGTTCACAAGGATAACCGGTTTCCCCAAAGAGGAGGTCATCGGGAAAAAGCCCAACATTTTGCGTTCGGACAGGCATCCAAGAAAATTTTACGAGATAATGTGGAAAGATCTCATAACCACAGGCTCATGGAGCGGGGAGATTTGGAACCGCCGGAAAAACGGTGAAGCATACCCCGAGCTGCTGTCAATTACTGCCGTTAATGATGACTTCGGCAATGTCGAAAAGTATATCGCCGTTTTCCATGATATGTCGGAAGTGAAAAAAAGCCAGCAGGAGCTGAAGTACAGAACGAACTATGACGCCCTTACCGGATTGCCAAATAGAACCCTTCTGATGGATCGATTGGCCCAGTCCATCGCTTTTGGCAAGGAGAACGATGCTTCATTTGCGCTTGTCATTGTGGGGATAGATAATTTCCGGAAAATAAACGAAAGCATGGGGCACGCCGCTGGCGATATTCTTTTGCAGGAAGCCGGAAAGCGGATTTCGGAAAGACTGCGAGGGGTTGACACCGTTTCACGGTTTGGCGGTGATGAGTTCGCGTTGATCCTTGAAGACGTTCACAACCTGGGGCACGCGGCAAACGTTGCCAGGAAATTGATAGAGGTTTTCGAAAAACCTTTCTCTATCGGTGCCGATAAAGTGCACATGACGGCGAGCCTCGGCATCACGCTTTTTCCAGCCGATGGCGAGCGGGCGGAGGATCTGTTGCAGAACAGTGATATCGCGATGGCCCGCGCGAAAAGCGAGGGGAAGAACAGATACCAGTTTTTCGCTTCAGAGATGAACGAGTTGGCCATCCACAAAATGAATATTGAAAAAGACCTTCGCATAGCACTTGATGAAAATCAGTTGATGGTGCATTACCAGCCGAAGCTCGATATAAAAAGCGGGAAAATATCGGGGGTCGAATCGCTTGTCAGATGGAACCATCCGACAGTCGGGGTGATGTATCCGGTATCCTTTATGCAAGTTGCCGAAGATACCGGCCTTATAGTCAGGATTGGCGACGATGTATTGAGGTCATCCTGCGTTACTGGTAAATCGTGGATCGATTCCGGGTTGGGGCCGATAATGATGGCGTCGAACCTTTCAGCCAGACAGTTCAGGGGGCCGAACATTGCGCAGAAGATAAAGGAGATATTGAACGAAACGGAATTCCCCCCGGAAAGACTGGAACTTGAGATCACGGAGAGCATGGTTATGCATGACGTCGACAGCGCGATATCTATCCTGGCGAAATTGAAGGATATGGGGATAAGTATTTCGATAGACGATTTCGGGACCGGCTATTCGTCATTTGCCTACCTGAAAAAATTCCCCGTCGATACTCTGAAGATCGACAAGGTGTTCGTGGATGATATCGCAAGGAGCAAAGACGAGGCGAAGATAATAATGGCTATCATCTCCATGGGTCACAGCCTGAACCTGAAAGTCGTTGCCGAAGGGGTGGAGACGAAGGAACAGTATGAGCTTTTGCGTGAAGCGGGATGCGACATGATCCAGGGATACTACCTCAGCAAGCCGATCCCCGCCGCTGATATGAAAGCGCTCCTCTCCGGCAGAAAAAAAGTCCACGTGGATTAG
- a CDS encoding tetratricopeptide repeat protein, translating into MIKGAKKEKDKLLILIVEPFTKKRAQLIQQLKLLGYKNFEHTGDGAAAFNILKRRAVDIIISGWDMPNMNGLALLKVISADEELYRIPFFLAVPAVSRQMVIEAGKYGVSGVFVEPINDKQLDKKLTQIIEGSKSDPKAEQVEDLFQKAMKLFETGELDEALKVLNEIISVNESAEVYYNIGYIKTAQSKYDEAIVAFRKAVMIDNSHARAYRKMGDVYLKKGQPEQAEKYFEKAGEIFLERNMDKEAEDAFKEVLKISPDTTNIYNSLGIIYRRQNDYKKAIRQYQKAIEVDPEDENIYYNLGRALLEDKQIKEARKIFEHALKMNPDFKEAKRMIHAIDVGF; encoded by the coding sequence ATGATCAAGGGAGCGAAAAAAGAGAAGGATAAGCTGCTTATCCTTATAGTAGAGCCGTTTACCAAAAAAAGGGCACAGCTGATCCAGCAGCTTAAACTTCTTGGATACAAAAATTTTGAACACACCGGTGATGGCGCGGCCGCATTCAACATCCTGAAGCGCCGTGCCGTTGACATCATCATTTCCGGATGGGATATGCCGAACATGAACGGCCTGGCGCTGTTAAAGGTTATTTCCGCCGATGAAGAGCTTTACCGCATACCGTTTTTTCTCGCCGTCCCCGCGGTCAGCAGACAGATGGTCATAGAAGCGGGAAAATACGGGGTCTCCGGAGTTTTCGTAGAGCCTATAAATGATAAACAGCTGGACAAAAAATTAACCCAGATAATTGAAGGGTCGAAAAGCGACCCCAAAGCCGAGCAGGTGGAGGACCTTTTTCAGAAGGCGATGAAGCTGTTTGAAACCGGAGAATTGGATGAGGCCTTAAAGGTGCTGAACGAAATAATATCTGTAAACGAGTCGGCTGAAGTCTATTACAACATCGGATACATAAAGACTGCCCAGAGCAAGTATGATGAAGCCATCGTTGCTTTCAGAAAAGCCGTAATGATAGACAACTCCCACGCGCGCGCGTATAGAAAAATGGGAGATGTATATTTGAAAAAGGGTCAACCGGAACAGGCCGAAAAATATTTCGAAAAAGCAGGCGAGATATTTCTCGAAAGGAATATGGACAAGGAGGCCGAGGACGCGTTCAAGGAGGTGCTGAAGATCAGCCCGGACACGACTAACATATATAACAGCCTGGGGATAATATACAGAAGGCAGAACGATTATAAAAAAGCGATTCGACAATACCAGAAAGCTATCGAGGTAGATCCTGAAGATGAAAATATCTACTACAATCTCGGGCGCGCGCTCCTTGAAGACAAGCAGATAAAAGAGGCGAGAAAGATATTCGAGCACGCGCTGAAAATGAATCCTGATTTCAAGGAAGCCAAAAGGATGATCCACGCGATCGACGTAGGTTTTTAG